The Salmo salar chromosome ssa06, Ssal_v3.1, whole genome shotgun sequence genome window below encodes:
- the LOC106607897 gene encoding adenylate cyclase type 3: MSINRVYTDTEQSAEDSGECSVPVSSDNGHGAGRTHEVTVRNTGCCVCLPRIMRLTFAPESLERLYQVYFRRQRQETLLVLVVFAALFNCYVIVMCAVVYTTDKRAMIVVAAVGLAADIVLYTLCRLRKLPAAPVVRGVIPYVLWLMIAVHVLCYLGLNYQLSPQACDTAGWQAFFSFSCFLTLPLTLVPLLLLTALSCGVHTLVLGVTIAQRHQDSLQGTILLRQLLANWVLYLFAVTVGVISYYMADRKYRTAFLEARQSLEVKLTLEEQSTQQEELLLSILPKHIAEEMLEGMKKQANQNEVQQFNTMYMYRHENVSILFADIVGFTQLSSACSAQELVKLLNELFARFDKLAAQHHQLRIKILGDCYYCICGLPDYRDDHAACSIMMGLAMVEAISYVREKTKTEVDMRVGVHTGTVLGGVLGQRRWQFDVWSTDVTVANKMESGGIPGRVHISQSTMECLHGEFDLEPGNGGERCEYLLEKGIDTYLVLFSKETTQVNGLNMVNRNSPQLINTTETNGSVGSVRGTPTERKQEAKTQVTSPQRQIKKKVDARESEQELNRLLHLELLERENEEPAKERRTNPVSLQFVDGELEGRYSAEKERQSGVAFCCSCLVLFFTAGMEVLIDPMLMVNYVTLAIGEGLLLILTICSMAAVFPRMFSKRLVSFSMWIDRTRWARNTWAIAAIFVLTMAEIADMLSCVQPPFLFLNTSAGLSRESLGDGGCAENPKHYSYMAVLSLVATTMLVQVSHLVKLGLMLLVIVATGAVNIYSWRDIYDLYDFIRFTSYRMSVVPSKYLMTVMIMIMMICFYYFARHVERQSRKLFLWKIEVHDQKERVFEMRRWNEALVTNMLPEHVAKHFLGSKKRDEELYSQSYDEIGVMFASIPNFSDFYTEEGINNGGIECLRILNEIISDFDSLLDRNEFRFITKIKTIGSTYMAASGVTPESNTNGYCNRPIEEQSLLERWQHLADLADFALAMKVTLTKLNDQSFNNFMLRIGLNKGSVLAGVIGARKPHYDIWGNTVNVASRMESTGVMGNIQVVEDCYDILKEYGFRFVRRGPIFVKGKGELLTFFMKGKDKTSSNGTGPTTTTTLPHQVVDHS; encoded by the exons ATGTCTATAAACCGGGTTTACACAGACACGGAGCAGTCTGCAGAGGATTCTGGAGAATGTTCGGTCCCAGTCTCGTCGGACAACGGGCACGGAGCAGGTCGTACGCACGAGGTGACCGTGCGCAACACCGGCTGCTGCGTGTGCCTGCCGCGCATCATGCGCCTCACCTTTGCGCCCGAGTCCCTCGAGCGGCTCTACCAGGTCTACTTCCGACGGCAGCGACAGGAGACTCTTCTCGTGCTGGTGGTGTTTGCGGCGCTTTTCAACTGCTATGTCATTGTCATGTGCGCAGTGGTGTACACGACAGACAAACGTGCAATGATCGTGGTCGCGGCAGTTGGACTTGCTGCGGATATTGTACTCTACACGCTTTGCCGACTGCGCAAGCTCCCCGCGGCGCCTGTTGTGCGCGGTGTGATACCATACGTACTCTGGCTGATGATAGCCGTGCACGTGCTGTGCTACCTGGGGCTGAACTACCAGCTTTCCCCCCAGGCCTGTGACACAGCGGGCTGGCAGGCCTTCTTCAGTTTCTCATGCTTCCTGACGCTGCCCCTGACCCTGGTCCCTCTCCTGCTGCTCACTGCTCTGTCCTGTGGGGTCCATACCCTGGTGCTGGGGGTCACCATCGCCCAAAGGCACCAGGACAGCCTGCAGGGAACCATACTGCTCAGACAG CTCCTGGCTAACTGGGTGTTGTACCTGTTTGCGGTCACTGTGGGCGTGATATCATACTACATGGCCGACAGGAAGTACCGAACGGCCTTCCTGGAGGCGCGCCAGTCCCTGGAGGTCAAACTCACCCTGGAGGAGCAGAGCACCCAGCAG gaGGAGTTGTTGCTGTCCATCCTGCCCAAACACATAGCAGAAGAGATGCTGGAGGGCATGAAGAAACAGGCTAACCAGAACGAAGTGCAGCAGTTCAACACCATGTACATGTACCGTCATGAGAACGTCAG tATCCTATTTGCTGATATAGTGGGTTTTACCCAGCTCTCCTCAGCGTGTAGTGCACAAGAGCTGGTCAAGCTGCTCAACGAACTGTTCGCCCGCTTTGACAAGCTAGCTGCT cAACACCACCAGTTGCGTATCAAGATCCTGGGAGACTGTTACTACTGTATCTGTGGCTTGCCTGATTACCGTGATGACCACGCAGCCTGTTCCATCATGATGGGCCTGGCCATGGTGGAGGCCATCTC GTATGTGCGTGAGAAGACTAAGACAGAGGTTGACATGCGTGTGGGGGTGCACACAGGCACTGTGCTGGGAGGGGTGCTGGGACAGAGGAGGTGGCAGTTTGATGTCTGGTCCACTGACGTCACTGTGGCCAACAAGATGGAGTCAGGAGGGATACCTGG GCGTGTCCACATCTCCCAGAGCACCATggagtgtctgcatggagagtttGACCTGGAGCCAGGGAACGGAGGGGAGAGGTGTGAGTACCTGCTGGAGAAAGGCATAGATACCTACCTGGTGCTGTTCTCCAAGGAAACCACCCAGGTCAACGGACTCAACATGGTA AATAGAAACTCTCCCCAGTTGATTAACACCACAGAGACCAATGGGAGCGTCGGTTCGGTCCGAGGCACGCCCACAGAGCGCAAACAGGAAGCAAAAACACAG GTGACGAGCCCTCAGCGTCAAATAAAAAAGAAAGTGGATGCCAGGGAGAGTGAACAGGAACTGAACAGACTACTGCACCTGGagctgctggagagagagaacgaagagcc TGCGAAGGAGCGTCGGACCAACCCTGTGTCCCTGCAGTTTGTGGATGGGGAGTTGGAGGGGCGTTACTCTGCAGAGAAGGAAAGACAGAGTGGTGTAGCTTTCTGCTGCAGCTGCCTGGTCCTCTTTTTCACTGCAGGCATGGAGGTCCTCATAGACCCAAT GCTGATGGTGAACTATGTGACCCTGGCGATTGGAGAGGGGTTGCTGCTCATTCTCACTATCTGCTCCATGGCTGCCGTCTTCCCTCGT ATGTTCTCGAAGAGGCTCGTGTCGTTCTCAATGTGGATCGATCGAACCCGTTGGGCACGGAACACCTGGGCCATAGCAGCCATCTTTGTTTTAACCATGGCCGAGATTGCCGATATG CTGAGCTGTGTCCAGCCTCCCTTCCTGTTCCTCAACACCAGTGCTGGCCTCAGCAGGGAGTCGCTAGGTGACGGAGGTTGCGCAGAAAACCCTAAACACTACAGCTATATGGCGGTGCTGTCGCTTGTGGCGACCACAATGCTGGTGCAGGTGAGCCACCTGGTCAAGCTGGGGCTCATGCTGCTGGTCATTGTGGCAACGGGCGCCGTCAACATCTACAGCTGGAGGGATATCTACGACCTGTATGACTTCATACGATTCACCAGCTACAG gATGTCTGTAGTCCCTTCCAAGTACCTGATGACAGTGATGATCATGATCATGATGATCTGCTTCTACTACTTTGCCAGACAT GTGGAGAGGCAGTCGCGGAAGCTTTTCCTGTGGAAGATTGAGGTGcatgaccagaaggagagggtgTTTGAAATGAGGCGCTGGAATGAAGCGCTGGTCACCAACATGCTGCCTGAACATGTAGCCAAACACTTCCTGGGTTCTAAGAAGAGAGACgag GAGCTGTACAGCCAGTCATATGATGAGATAGGAGTGATGTTTGCCTCCATCCCCAACTTCTCAGACTTCTACACAGAGGAGGGCATCAACAATGGGGGCATAGAGTGTCTGAGGATCCTCAATGAGATTATCTCTGACTTTGACAGT CTGTTGGACAGGAATGAGTTCCGCTTCATCACTAAGATTAAGACTATAGGAAGCACCTACATGGCTGCGTCTGGAGTCACACCCGAGAGCAACACCAACGGATACTGCAACCGCCCG ATAGAGGAACAGTCATTGTTAGAACGTTGGCAGCACCTAGCTGACCTGGCAGACTTTGCTCTGGCCATGAAGGTCACTCTCACCAAACTCAACGACCAGTCCTTCAACAACTTCATGCTACGCatcg GTCTGAATAAGGGCTCGGTTTTAGCTGGAGTGATTGGTGCTCGTAAACCTCATTATGACATCTGGGGCAACACAGTCAACGTAGCCAGCAGAATGGAGTCTACAGGGGTGATGGGCAACATCCAG GTGGTGGAGGACTGTTATGACATCCTAAAGGAGTACGGATTCCGCTTCGTCAGGAGAGGCCCCATCTTTGTCAAGGGGAAGGGGGAGCTACTAACCTTCTTCATGAAAGGGAAAGACAAAACTAGTAGCAACGGCACTGgtcccaccactactactacccttCCTCACCAAGTAGTGGACCATTCCTGA